GTAAAAACAGTTGTTAAAAACCAGTAAAAGGTTAAACCACCAGGTAGGCTCATTCCAATAAGGACGGTCATGAATGGCATAAAGTACATCATACTTTTATTCATGTTGGCCATCATGCTTTCATCTTTAGCACCTTTCACTTTTGGTGGTTTTTTGGCTGAAAGCATTTGGGTTTGAACGTATTGAGCGGCCCCAGCTAGTATTGCAAGGGCAATGCTAGGAACAGCCATGTTGATAAAACCAAAAGCCATTGGATTAATGTGACCAGGGTTAGCCACAAAAGAATATAGAATTTCAAAATTTTCGCTGGTTAAACCTACTCGGAATGCTTGATATACAGCAATTAGAAAAGGAAACTGAACTAATAGTGGTAAACATGAAGATAGTGGATTAACCTTTTGCTCTTTGTAGAGCTTCATTGTTTCTGCGGCTAGTTTTTCTTTTTCGCCCTTATGCTTCTTTTTTAGAGCATCCATTTTTGGTTGGAGTTCTTGAAGTGATTTTTGTGAGCGAACAGCAGACAGGCTTAGAGGTAGTAGTATAAGTTTTACAACTATAGTTATTGCAATAATTGCCAATCCTATATCATTTCCAGGTACTACGTTGTAAAAGAATATTAGTAGATTGTAAATTGGTTCGTAGAGAAACGTATTGAAAATTCCGACCATATAGTATTAAATTCGTTTTATTTTTTATTTTCTTTTTTTACTTTAGTAGCTTTCTTAACGGTTGTTTTTTTAACTACTTTTTTCTTCTTTTTGGCTGCGCTTGAAGTTTTTGACGGTTTTTCTTCTTTCTCCGCTTTCTCGGTGCTGACCTCAGCAACGACTTCTTTTTCTTTAGTATCGTCAGTTGAATTCATGCCAATTTCCTCTGGCCCAATTTCTTTGCCACTTTCTTGTTCCTTAATATTTAATCGCCAGTCAGTTAATTTTGAAGCCAGTCTTACGTTTTGTCCAGCCCGACCAATGGTCAATGATAATTGATCTTGTGGGACAGTTACGGTAGCTTGTTTTTCTTTTTCATCAACTTCTACATTTGTGATTTTAGCTGGTAGAAGTGCATTAGTAATAAATTTAATTGGATCATCTGAATATTCAATGATATCGATCTTTTCACCATTTAATTCGTTGATAATTGTTTGAATACGAGCACCACGTTGGCCAATGCATGAACCAATTGGGTCAATGTTTTCATCTTCAGTATGAACGGCGATTTTGGTTCGACTACCAGCTTCTCTGGCAATACCTTTAATTTCAATTATTCCATTTGCAATTTCAGGAATTTCTAACCCAAACAACATTTTAACAATTTCTGGATGAGCGCGCGAAACAATTATTTCAGGGCCACGAGTTGTTAGTGCAATGCTGCTAAGATAAACTTTGGCACGGTCACCAACTTTAAATCTTTCGCCGCGTATTTGTTCATGTGGTGGTAAGATAGCTGAAGCCTTGTCTAGGTCAATAACAATATTTCGGCCATCGAATTTTTGGACCATCCCGGTAACAATTTGACCTTCTTTTTCTTTATAATCCTGATAAATTATATTTCGTTCTGCTTCACGTAGTTTTTGAATAATAACTTGTTTTGCAGTTTGGGCAGCCATACGACCAAATTCACCAGGAATGTCTAGCTCTGTTTTAACAAAATCACCGAGCTTGTAAGATTTTTTAATTTCTTTGGCCTCTTTTATTTGAATTTGCGTTTTGGGATTGAAGCGTCTAGCTTCATCGTCATCTTCCTCACCTTCTCCCTCATTTTTGTTTTCATTATGTTCTGCTAACCTTTGAGCTTCTTTTTCTTCACGGATTTGTTTTAATTCCTCGGCTGAGATTTCACCGTTAGCAATTTTCTCTTTTAATTCTTCTCTCTCAATTCTTAATTGTTCCAAAGCCTCTAACTCTTCTTCGGATAGATCCTCAACAACTTCCTTGATATCAAAAATTTTTGCTTGCGCAGTAGAGGCATCAAATTCAGCTTGGATATTTTGGGTTTTGTCCCCAAAATCCTTTCGAAAAGCAGCAGCAAGAGCAGAATTAATGGTTTCTAAAACTGAATCTTCAGATAAACCTTTTTCTGCACAAATTTGTTTAATTACTTGTTTAATGTTTTCCATATCTTTAACAAAAGCACTATTAAATAATAAATGATAAATTTAGTACTTAATACATAATTATAAATTTTTATAAAAAATGCTAGTTTAATAATCATAAACTAGCTTACGGTGATAGTATAACATGAGCATAATATTTTGTCTAGATAGGCCTTGCTAAATTCAACTTTGTGTGCTAAAGTAATAGCAGTTTATAAATAAAGATATTCTGCTTGTATAGCCCATTAATTTTGACCAGCTTCTATTGGTGTAAAATTACAGAATGTCGAAACAATTTAATATGACAGAGCACTATGAATTACTTTATATCGTGCCGATTAAGTTTTTGGATGACGATTTGCAAAAGATAACTGAGCAAGTTGATGTTATGATTAAGAAATTTAATGGTGAAATTACCAAACAGGACAATTTAGGTAAACAACGATTGTCTTATGCTATCAATGATATTCATCAAGGTACATATGTTTTGGTTGAGTACGACATGGACAAAGCTAATAATAAACAGCTTGACGATCAACTTCTTTTGACTCCAGAAGTTTTGCGACACATGATTGTTTGTCGAAAGGTAAAGACAGAAGCTGAAGTAAAGAGACAAGAAATGATTAAAGAAGGCATGAGAAAGTCCAAAGAAGAAGAGTTAGCTGAGATTGAAGAAAAGGAAAAAGATGGTGTAAAAAAGGAAGAGTTGTCAGGTGTTGAATCAGCAAAGCCAATAGTTACAAAAGAGAAAGAAAAATCTCAAAGATCAACTTTAGAAGAGTTAGACAAAAAGTTGGATGAAATTTTGACTGATGATATACTTTAAAATAAATTCTAAATCCTAAATTCTAAATCCTAAACAATGTTCAAAGTTCAAAATTAAAAGTGAGTTGTTGATGCTAATATTTTTAAGATTTGAATTTGTTTAGAGTTTCGGTATTAGAAATTAGAGTTTAAAAAAATATGGATTTAAACAAAGCCATGATGATTGGCAGATTAACTAGAGATCCAGAGGGAAGAACTACACCACAAGGTGCTACAGTTGCAAGCTTTGCAGTTGCTACAAATTTTGTGTGGAATGATGCCAATGGTCAACGTCAAGAAAGAGTAGAATTTCATAATGTTGTTGCTTGGCGAAAGTTAGCTGACATTTGTACTCAGTATTTACGAAAAGGTAGTCGAGTTTATATTGAAGGTCGTATGCAAACAAGAGATTGGGAAGGCCAAGATGGTATCAAGCGTTATCGAACTGAAATTGTTGCTGATAATATGATTATGTTGGACTCTCGAGGTTCTGCAGCTGGACAACCACAGCAGTCTGGACCAGCTCCATTGCCAACAATTCAGGCAGATGCCCCTGATCCTGATACTCAGATCCCACAAAGTAATGAAGGTGGCAATAGTGGTAGTAGTGACAGTGGTGCTAGTGAAGATGAAATTAAAATTGAAAATATACCTTTTTAAACATTTTGATTTCAGGTTTAATTTACAAGATTATACAAGATTGTAAAATCAATTTTGTTTGCCACTACTGTGGTAATCCGTATTATCTGTATATTAATCTGTAATCTGTATATATGAAAAATTCGTTAACCAAAAAACCAAAGAAATGCTATTTTTGTGAAAATGGAGTAGTGGATATTGATTATAAAGATATCCAGGTTTTACGTAAGTTTCTTTCTTCTTATGCTAAGATTTTACCTAAACGAAGAACAAAGGTTTGTTCTAAGCATCAACGTAAAGTAGCTCAAGCAATTAAGAGAGCCAGAATTATGGCTATGCTTCCTTTTGTAAATAGATAAAATTGTAAGGCTAAATATGGCTATAAAGGGTAACAGGATTTTATAGAGTCTTGCTACCTTGTATAGCCTTGTTTAGCCCTTTTCATTATGTTAGATATTTCACAAGTTCGCCTTGGCTCTGTTGTAAAACATGATGGTGCACCTTACACTGTTATTTCAGCAGCTCAAAAACAAGTTGGCCGTGGTGGTTCAATCAAAACAATCAAAATAAAAAATCTTATCGACGGAAAAGTCCTAGAAAAGACTTTGCAGGGAAATGATAAAATGGATTCCGCTGACTTGGCTAGAGGTAAAGCTCAGTATTTATACAAAGAAGGTGGGGAAGTCCATTTTATGAATAATGAAACCTTCGAACAGTTTAGCATTGAAAAAGAAAACGTTGGTGAATCAATTAACTTTTTAGTTGAAGGCGCTGATGTTACAATTTTATATTTTGAGGGCAATGCAGTATCTGTAGAAATTCCTACAAAAGCTGAATTAACAGTAACTGAAGCACCTCCTGGTGTTAAGGGTGATACTGCAGGAACTGCAACTAAAACAATTACTCTAGAAACCGGTTATCAGGTGAATGCACCTTTGTTTATTAAGGAAGGTGATAAAGTTAGAATCAACACTGAGACTGGGCAGTATGTTGAAAGAGTTAAAAGTTAGAAAGTTACAAGTTTATAAAGTGAAAATATAAAAACACCCCAATTTATGGGGTTGTTTTTTTTGTATTGACAATTTAATGTTAATTTGCTAAATTGGAGTGTTCCGAATTGATAATGATTGTACTTTTACAGTAGGAGGCTTAAGACATGGAACAGTCAATTGTTGAGCCAGCTGTTAGTTGGTTTAGTTTGTCTTTAATTATTGCGGGAATTGCACAAGGAAAAAACCGGGATGGTTTTGGATGTTGGTTATTTGGTCTATTCACTGGACCTTTTGCCTTGTTCTGTTTAGTGGCTTTGGCTCCAAAGCTTGATGAGGCTTCAGAATTGAAAGAATAATTTTCTCAAAATGCCCATATTCTCAAATTGAGGAGGTTGTAATGGTAGACTGCTCTAAGTGTAATGACACAGGCGTAAACGAAACCGGCAACAATGATTTGCCATGTGAATGTCCAGCTGGTGACACGGCGTTGTTTAATACTGTGGAAGCTAGTGAGCCTATTCCGGGTAGGCTTATCAAGCGACACTTTTACAATAATTCGCCGGATCCTTTGCATTATAGACATGGACAGCCGTACACGGTTGCTGAGCTAGAAGCTCGAGCAAAGTAAAAACAAAAGGCCCTTCCAACATCGGAGGGCTTTTTTTATTATGGTATAGTTTTATATCAGATATTATTATTAAACTTCTTTTCTCTGATCAACAAAACCACCTATATATTTGGCTTGATAAATTTCTTTGCCGTTTTCTGTAATGATTTCTTCGCCAGAAAAATTATCAACTTCTCCGGTGAAGCTATTGGAATAGGATAAAACATCTTCGTCGTATTTTTCAGGACCACGATAGGGTTTGTCTTTTGGGATAAGTTTCAAAGCATTCATTAAAATTCCGTAAACTTTATTATGATCCGAAACAGATTCATCAACCAACCCGTAATAAACCATTATATAAATAGGTTCACCCTTGAAAAATACAACTTCTCGGCCACCATAAGGTTCTCCACCAAAATAGTTGTCATGATATTTCCAATCACCAGATTCGAAAATTAAAGTTGTTGATTTATCCTCATTAATAGTTTTTTCTGCTGAATCACTAGCTGCATAAGTAGATTTTTTTGCTTTTACCAAAAACTTACACAGTTCGTTTTTATTAAACATATAAAGGTGTTACTTTTTATTAATAATTTTTTTAGACCCATGTTTTAAAACAAGTTATTTCTTTTCAGTTTCCAATATTGCATCTACAATTTTTTGAGCTTTTTCTCCCAGTTTTTTCCTTTTTTCAACTAATGCTAGATCATCCTTAAAAGCTTTTATGTATTCTTTCGTGGCGTCAGCAATTTTCTCGAAAAAATCAAAAATTGACGGCTCGCTGAGTGTCATTGGCTTACCGTCGTACATTCCAGAAAGGTTAAACTCCTCATGAAATTTTTCTTCACGTGCACGTTGCAAGTAGGCCTCACAACGAGCAATATCAAAGTCTCCTCCAGTGATCTTTGTGTTTGGATCTTTCATAGAATCTTCTACTTCTTGCTGTCGCTTTGAAAAGTAGTCAACAATCAGATTTACAGCGATTTCTTTGCTGGGGAACTGCTTTGTCTCAATAAACACCACTATTTGCTCTTTTTTATCAATATAATCTCTCATAACCTGAAGTGCTTCTTTGTTGCCCGCTTCAGCTTTCGCTTTAAGTTCAGCAAAACCTAAACCACCAGATATTTTTTCCAATTCGGACATTAATTTACCGAAATGTTGTTGCTGAACATCGGTGAAGTTAGCATGGAGTGCTTGTTCTTGGATTTGTTCTAGTGCTCTCATGTTAAATCTTAGGTATACGTTATTTTTTATTACGTTATTATTCTGGTTTTGTTGTAGTGAAGATAAAACAATAAATTTTATTAATCCGCCCCTAGTGTGTCTGCAAAAGCTTTAGCTTTCTTGTAAAGTTCATAAACATCAGCTACTGTTTCTGCTTCTTTCATCGCAAAGTCGTATACTTTTTTGGCATTTTTGGGATTTTCGTCAATTCTGAATACTTGGTCACTAATGCCTATTGCTTGAACTTTATCATCAGGGTCAAGTTGGGGAAAATAAAGAGTGTAATCCTGGTACGTACTATCGTAACCAATACTTATGCGAATACCGTTTATTTCAGTTTGTTCATGATATTCCTCTACTAAAAAATCATTTACTTCCCAGTCATAAGCTGTAGGATTTCTGGTGCCAGAAAATTGAACCTCAAAACCTTGAGCATCAACTTTAACAATGTCACCATGCATCTGTCCATCGGGTAGCATTACTCTTTTTCCCACTACTATTTGTTCTCGGGTGAGGTAGGGTGTTTTTTCCTCTGGCTCCAACGGGATTCGCTTGTTTTCAATAAATTCGACTATCTGTTCTTTATTTTCAATATAATCGCGTAAAACCTGCAACGCATCCCTATCTCCGGTTTCAGCTTTTTCTTTTAGCTCATCAAAACCAAGACCATCGGAAATTTCTTTTAGTTTAGCCATCAGCTTATCAAAATGAACCTGCTGAACTTCGGTGAAGTTAGCATGAAGGGATTTTTCTTGAATTTGGTTTACTTCCGGAGAAATCATATTTTAATAGATGATAATTCATCCCGCAGAATGAGGGAACGTTAAACAATAAACCTGCATC
This region of Candidatus Falkowbacteria bacterium genomic DNA includes:
- a CDS encoding membrane protein insertase YidC; amino-acid sequence: MVGIFNTFLYEPIYNLLIFFYNVVPGNDIGLAIIAITIVVKLILLPLSLSAVRSQKSLQELQPKMDALKKKHKGEKEKLAAETMKLYKEQKVNPLSSCLPLLVQFPFLIAVYQAFRVGLTSENFEILYSFVANPGHINPMAFGFINMAVPSIALAILAGAAQYVQTQMLSAKKPPKVKGAKDESMMANMNKSMMYFMPFMTVLIGMSLPGGLTFYWFLTTVFTSLQQKVMFRKTDPPGQPEIIPPTDVPETTKTNEPENKQLKS
- the nusA gene encoding transcription termination/antitermination protein NusA — translated: MENIKQVIKQICAEKGLSEDSVLETINSALAAAFRKDFGDKTQNIQAEFDASTAQAKIFDIKEVVEDLSEEELEALEQLRIEREELKEKIANGEISAEELKQIREEKEAQRLAEHNENKNEGEGEEDDDEARRFNPKTQIQIKEAKEIKKSYKLGDFVKTELDIPGEFGRMAAQTAKQVIIQKLREAERNIIYQDYKEKEGQIVTGMVQKFDGRNIVIDLDKASAILPPHEQIRGERFKVGDRAKVYLSSIALTTRGPEIIVSRAHPEIVKMLFGLEIPEIANGIIEIKGIAREAGSRTKIAVHTEDENIDPIGSCIGQRGARIQTIINELNGEKIDIIEYSDDPIKFITNALLPAKITNVEVDEKEKQATVTVPQDQLSLTIGRAGQNVRLASKLTDWRLNIKEQESGKEIGPEEIGMNSTDDTKEKEVVAEVSTEKAEKEEKPSKTSSAAKKKKKVVKKTTVKKATKVKKENKK
- the rpsF gene encoding 30S ribosomal protein S6: MTEHYELLYIVPIKFLDDDLQKITEQVDVMIKKFNGEITKQDNLGKQRLSYAINDIHQGTYVLVEYDMDKANNKQLDDQLLLTPEVLRHMIVCRKVKTEAEVKRQEMIKEGMRKSKEEELAEIEEKEKDGVKKEELSGVESAKPIVTKEKEKSQRSTLEELDKKLDEILTDDIL
- a CDS encoding single-stranded DNA-binding protein codes for the protein MDLNKAMMIGRLTRDPEGRTTPQGATVASFAVATNFVWNDANGQRQERVEFHNVVAWRKLADICTQYLRKGSRVYIEGRMQTRDWEGQDGIKRYRTEIVADNMIMLDSRGSAAGQPQQSGPAPLPTIQADAPDPDTQIPQSNEGGNSGSSDSGASEDEIKIENIPF
- a CDS encoding 30S ribosomal protein S18 codes for the protein MKNSLTKKPKKCYFCENGVVDIDYKDIQVLRKFLSSYAKILPKRRTKVCSKHQRKVAQAIKRARIMAMLPFVNR
- the efp gene encoding elongation factor P; protein product: MLDISQVRLGSVVKHDGAPYTVISAAQKQVGRGGSIKTIKIKNLIDGKVLEKTLQGNDKMDSADLARGKAQYLYKEGGEVHFMNNETFEQFSIEKENVGESINFLVEGADVTILYFEGNAVSVEIPTKAELTVTEAPPGVKGDTAGTATKTITLETGYQVNAPLFIKEGDKVRINTETGQYVERVKS